In one Pseudarthrobacter sp. NBSH8 genomic region, the following are encoded:
- a CDS encoding DUF47 domain-containing protein: MKLRLFPQEPAGLTLLSQMAQQIVHASATMAEILGVPATEHAKLVDDMHDHEAKSAELHFALLTHMRTSFVNPLPREDMYALSRYLNEALEKLDGAAELVSLYQLDRLPRRAADQLEIISRQAELTVDAMRQLNNLDDLEDYWIEILRLAKRAERTHRIWVADMIRDMKWAQYSRNRDVANQLVEVTKDMRRIATQVGSIIVKES, from the coding sequence GTGAAGCTGCGCCTTTTTCCCCAGGAGCCCGCAGGGCTGACCTTGCTGTCCCAGATGGCCCAGCAAATTGTGCATGCCAGCGCCACCATGGCAGAGATCCTGGGCGTACCCGCCACTGAGCACGCCAAGCTCGTGGACGACATGCACGACCACGAAGCCAAGTCCGCCGAACTGCATTTCGCCCTGCTCACCCACATGCGCACGAGCTTTGTGAACCCGCTCCCCCGCGAAGACATGTACGCTCTGTCCCGATACCTGAACGAGGCCCTCGAAAAACTGGACGGCGCTGCGGAGCTTGTGTCCCTGTATCAGCTTGACCGCCTGCCCCGGCGCGCCGCAGACCAGCTCGAGATCATCAGCCGGCAAGCCGAGCTCACCGTGGACGCCATGCGCCAGCTCAACAACCTCGACGACCTCGAGGATTACTGGATTGAGATTCTCAGGCTGGCTAAACGCGCCGAACGGACCCACCGGATCTGGGTAGCTGACATGATCCGGGACATGAAGTGGGCGCAGTATTCCCGTAACCGCGACGTCGCCAACCAGCTGGTCGAAGTCACTAAGGACATGCGCCGCATCGCTACCCAGGTAGGCAG